The sequence below is a genomic window from Denitratisoma sp. DHT3.
GTGGTGGCGATGCGGTACTTGCGGTCGGTCAGGTTCTTCGACCACAGCGCCACCCGCACCATGCCCTGGGCGGCCCGGATGTTCGCCAGCTGGATGCGGGCGTTCCAGACGCCGTAGCCCGGCGTCAGGGTGTTGGCGATCGGTCCGGAGAACCAGTGGTCCTGCCACTTGTAGTCGAGGTTGGCGATCAGCCTGCCGTAAGGCGTCATGCCGGAGGTGTATTGCAGGCCGACCCCGCCCTGGTTCTTGGGCGTGAAGGGCATGTGGCGCTGGCTGGCCAGTTCCACGCCGTTGTCCATGTAGGACTTGTACTTCCCGTCCAGGGTGGCGAAGAAGAGGTTCGCCATCAGGCCCTCGGCCAGCAGCGCGCTCAGCTCCACTTCGACGCCCTTGATCTCGGCCTTGCCGGCGTTGAGCGTGTCGGTGAAGATCGGCGGGGTGCGTGCCTGGTCGACCTGGAGATTGGAATACCGGTTGGAAAAGGCCGCCAGGTTCAGGCGCATGCGCTTGTCGAACAGGTCGGACTTCATGCCGATCTCGTAGGCGCGCACGTTCTCCATGTTGAAGCCCTCGCCGAAGCCGACGACGGTGCTGCGCACGTTGAAGCCGCCGGCGCGGTAACCGGTGGCGATCTTGGCATAGCCGCTGATGTCGTCGGTGAATGCGTAGTCGGCGGTCAGGCTCGGGTTGAGTTTGCTGAAGTGCTTGTCGGCGGGCACCACCATGCCATTGGTGGCGGGCGAGAAATTGCTGGCGACGAAGGTCTTGGTCGCTTCCCGGTCGTCGCTGGTGTGGCGCAGGCCCAGGGTCAGTTGCAGGCGATCCTGCAGCACCGGCGGCTTCCAGGTGGCCTGGCCGTAGATGGCCTTGGAGCGCGAGGACGCCTTCACCGCCCAGGTGTCGGACAGGGTCGGGTTATAGACCGAGGACGAGGACTCGTCGCTGTTTTCCTTGAAGAAGAAGAGGCCCGCGACGTACTTCAGGCGCTGGCCGAAGGCATCGCCCACCAGCTGGAATTCCTGCGAGGTCTGGTCCTGCTTTTCCAGGCGCGTCTGGGTGAAGATGTCCGCGTAGTTCTGGAACGCGTCGCTGTCGAGCTTGCGGTAGGCGGTGATGGATTTCAGGACCGCCCAGTCCAGATCCCAGGTCAAGGTCAGGTTGTGACCCGAGTTCTTCGCATTGCTGGGGAGCAGCCCCTTCACCGCCGCGGCTTCGAGTTGCCGGCCGTTGGGTTGGACGATCTGGTAATACAGGTTGCCGTAGTCCTCCAGCTTGGAGCTGTCCAGCGTGTAATCCACGGTCAGCCGGTCGGTCGCCTTGAGGCGGACCGCCAGCTTCATCGCCTCTTTCTTGTCCTGGTTGAAGTCGGCCTGATTGGGCAGGGTGGAATTGTTGTTCCTGACCCAGCCGTCATTGGACGAGCGCATGTAGGCGAAGCGGGCGTACAGGTTTTCGGCAAGCGGGATGTTGACCTTGGTGCGGGAGGTGAACAGATCGTAGCTGCCGGTGGTGAGCTGCTGCTCGAAGGAGAAGTCCTTTTCCGGCTTGCGGCTGATGAAGTTGATCGCGCCCGCCGTGGTGTTGCGTCCATATAGGGTGCCCTGCGGTCCGCGCAGCACCTCGACGCGCTCCAGATCGGCGATGTCCGCCGCCACGCCGGTGCCGCGGCTGATCAGCACGCCATCCACATAGATGCCGGTGGCGCCGTCCTTGGTGGTCTGGGTGTCCAGGTTGCCCATGCCGCGGATGAACAGATTGGGTGTCGAGCGGTTGCCGGTGAAGGGCACGAGGTTGACCGACGGCACCTTGTTGGACATGTCCATCACGTTGGAGATGCGCAGGGTTTCCAGTTCCCGCGAGGAGATCGCGGAGACCGCGATGGGCACCTTCTGCAGCGACTGTTCCCGCTTTTCGGCGGTGACGATGACTTCTTCCAGCGCCATCGGCGCGGCGCCTGAACTGTCCGCCGCCTTTTTCGCGCCCGCGCTTTGCGCATGGGCCGTGACGCCCATGCCGGCAAGCGCCGCGGCCAGCGTCGTGACCAGGGTCAATTGGTGGAATCGGGCGGGGCGGAACCGGGCGGCCGGATGTCTCGGGCCGGATGTCTCGATAAGCATCACATATCTCCTCTTGTCGTTATCCCTGCCGCGCTGGCGCCGGGAACGGCGCCAGCGCGGTGAGCGATCGCTCATGGGGGTATACGCGGCCGTACCGAAGAACCGCCACCTGGTTTTGCCGACAGGGTTCAATCTTAATAGTTAACCGCTGCGCCGCGGCGGGCACGGCGAAAACCCTCGATTTCCTGGCTGGTTTGCATTGAGGTTTTCAGGTTCAATTGCCCGTGAATACCGGTTTGCGCTTCTCGGCGCGCGCCTGGCGGGCCTCGGCGGCGTCCGCCGTGCGGGTCAGGATGTCGGTGCGCGTCTGCTCGAACCGGTAGCCGTTCTTGAGATCCATCCATTCGACCATGTTCAGGTTCTCCTTCGCCAGCCGCAATCCCATCGGCAGTTTCGCCGCCAGCAGCGCCGCTTCGTCCATGACTTCCGCCATCAGCCGCGCATGCGGCACCACGCGCAGGACGGCGCCGCAGCGCTGGGCCTCTTCGGCGCCGACGCGCAGTGCGCTGTAGTGCATGCGCCGCACCATGTTCATCGGGAAGATGCGCGCGGCGTGGCGGGCGCCGCCGAGGACGCCCAGGTCGATTTCCGGCAGGCCGAAACAGGCGCGATCCGAGGCGATCGCATAGTCGCAGGACGCGACCAGGGCCAGGCCGCCGCCGAGCGCCGGGCCATTGACGGCGGCGATCACCGGAATGGCGCATTCGCAGATCGCCTCCAGCGCGGTGCGCATGCTGCGGCCATGATCCGGGGTCACCCAGGTGCCGCCCGTCCCGTCCTTGATGTCGGCGCCAGCGCAGAAGGCCCGATCGCCGGCGCCGGTCAGGACCGCGACGCGCGCGCCGGGATAATCGTGCAAGGCGTCGAAGACCTCGGCGATCCTCGCCAGCAGCGTCCTCGATATCGCGTTCACCGGCGCATTGTCGATCGTCACCAGCGCAATGCCATCGGCGACCGTCAGATTGATGTCGGCACTCATTGCAAATCTCCATGAAAATATGTTTTCGTCTTCCTGACGGAGACCGCCGATCCGCTGTCGGCGGTCTCCGAGGACGAACCGAGTCTAGGCAGGCCACCGGTGTTTGCCTAATGAATTGGAGCCACATCGACATGAACGAAATTCAGTTGCGCAAGCTCGATCTGAATCTCCTGGTCGCCCTGGATACGCTCCTCTCCGTGGAGGAGGTGGGGCTCGCGGCGGAAAGGATGAACCTCACCCAGTCGGCGATGAGCCACGCGTTGCGGCGCTTGCGCGAGCAATTCGGCGATCCGCTGCTGATCAAGGGCAAGGGGCGGATGATCCGCACCGCGAAGGCCGAGGCCCTGGCCGGCCCGCTCAGGAAGGCGCTGCTGGAACTTCAGCAGGCGTTGCAGGTCGAGCCGGGCTTCTCACCGGCGACATCGAAGCAGTCCTTCAATATCGCGACCAACGATTACGGCGACTTGATCGTTCTGCCGTGGCTGATGGCACTGCTCTGCGAGCAGGCGCCGGGCATCGACATCAAGGTCAGCCACTTCGATCCGGAAACCTCGAACGCGCCCCTGGAAACCGGAAGCATCGAACTGGCCCTGCACCACCCCTTGCGCCGAGCGTCGGGAATCTATCAGCAGACCCTGTTCGAGGACGATTTCTGCTGCGCCGTTCGCAAGGCGCACCCCGGCGTCGGCGAGCGGCTCACCCTCGACGCTTATCTCGCCTTGCCCCATCTGCGCGTCGTCCTGCGCCGCGACCGGCCGGACCCGGTCGATCGGGAGCTGGCGCGGTTGGGCCGGGCGCGCCGTATCGCGCTTTCCATTCCCAATCTCAGTTCCGCGCCGATGCTGGTCGCCACCACCGACCTGATCCTGGCGGCGCCGCGGCGGTGCGTCCTGGAGTGGCGCAAGATCATGCCCATCGACATCCACGAACCGCCGTTGACCCTGCCCGGCTTCAAGATCGCCATGATCTGGCACGAGCGCTTCCAGCACGATCCCGCCCACCAGTGGCTGAGGGAGATCCTGCGCCGGACCGGCGCCGAGGTTTCTTCGCTCAATACTCGTAGGTGAGGTCCATGCCCGCCGTGCGCGGCTCGCCATATTGGGCGCTGAGGAAACCCAGGTTGTTGGTGGCCAGGATGTAGCCGCGGTCGGTCAGGTTCCGGACCCAGGCGGCGATGCGCATCCGCCCCTGGGGCAGGCGCAGCTTGGCCAGTTGCAGGCGGCCGTTCCAGGTGCCGTAACCCTTGGTGAAGGTGTAGGCGTTCGGGCCCGAATAGAAGTTTCCCTGCCAGCGGTAGCTCAGGTCGAGGATCGTTTCGCCCAGGCCGCTCCAGCCGGGTTTGTACTGGATGCCGATCTGTCCCTGGTGCGCCGGCGTATTGGGCATTTTCTTGATGGTGGACAGGTCCGTTCCGCCGTCCGTGTAGGAAAGGTAGCGGCCGCGCAGCCGCGAGTAGAACAGGTTGAGGCTCAATGCGTCGGTCAGGTTGGCCGCCAGTTCCGCCTCGATGCCGTCGACCCGCGCCCGTGCCGCATTCACGGTGTCGGTGAAGAATGCCGGCACTCTCACCTGGTCGACCTGCAGATCGCTGTAGTGGTTGGAGAACGCGGCGAGATTCAGCCTCAGCCGCCGTTCCAGCAATTCCGACTTGAGCCCGATTTCGTGGGCGTGCACGGATTCCGGCGCGAATCCCCGTGCGAATTCGGCCGGACTGCTGCGGATGTTGAAGCCCCCGGCACGATAACCGGTGGTGAGCCTCAGGTAGCCGCTGACCTTTTCGTTGAAGGCGTAATCGACCGTGATCGCCGGATTGAATTGGCGGAAACTCTTCCGCGCGCCGGTCACGGTGCCGCCGCTCTCCGTCCCGAAATCGTTGCGGATGAAGTGCTTCTGCGCTTCCCGCGAATCCGCGGTGTGGCGCGCGCCGACGGTCAGGCGCAGGCGGTTTTCCAGGATCGGCGGCGTCCAGCTGAACTGGCCGAAGATCGCCCGGCTGGCGGCGATCGAATTCACCTGCCAGGTGTCGGCGAGGGTGTCGCTGAACCTGGAGTCGACCCATTCCTCGCTGCGTTCGCGGAAATAGAACAGTCCGAGAACGTAGGCGAGGCGCTGCTCCAGCGCGTCCCCGACCAGCTGGAACTCCTGGGAGAGCT
It includes:
- a CDS encoding TonB-dependent receptor, which codes for MLIETSGPRHPAARFRPARFHQLTLVTTLAAALAGMGVTAHAQSAGAKKAADSSGAAPMALEEVIVTAEKREQSLQKVPIAVSAISSRELETLRISNVMDMSNKVPSVNLVPFTGNRSTPNLFIRGMGNLDTQTTKDGATGIYVDGVLISRGTGVAADIADLERVEVLRGPQGTLYGRNTTAGAINFISRKPEKDFSFEQQLTTGSYDLFTSRTKVNIPLAENLYARFAYMRSSNDGWVRNNNSTLPNQADFNQDKKEAMKLAVRLKATDRLTVDYTLDSSKLEDYGNLYYQIVQPNGRQLEAAAVKGLLPSNAKNSGHNLTLTWDLDWAVLKSITAYRKLDSDAFQNYADIFTQTRLEKQDQTSQEFQLVGDAFGQRLKYVAGLFFFKENSDESSSSVYNPTLSDTWAVKASSRSKAIYGQATWKPPVLQDRLQLTLGLRHTSDDREATKTFVASNFSPATNGMVVPADKHFSKLNPSLTADYAFTDDISGYAKIATGYRAGGFNVRSTVVGFGEGFNMENVRAYEIGMKSDLFDKRMRLNLAAFSNRYSNLQVDQARTPPIFTDTLNAGKAEIKGVEVELSALLAEGLMANLFFATLDGKYKSYMDNGVELASQRHMPFTPKNQGGVGLQYTSGMTPYGRLIANLDYKWQDHWFSGPIANTLTPGYGVWNARIQLANIRAAQGMVRVALWSKNLTDRKYRIATTNLGLISTQYGEPRMNGVDLIYEY
- a CDS encoding enoyl-CoA hydratase-related protein — protein: MSADINLTVADGIALVTIDNAPVNAISRTLLARIAEVFDALHDYPGARVAVLTGAGDRAFCAGADIKDGTGGTWVTPDHGRSMRTALEAICECAIPVIAAVNGPALGGGLALVASCDYAIASDRACFGLPEIDLGVLGGARHAARIFPMNMVRRMHYSALRVGAEEAQRCGAVLRVVPHARLMAEVMDEAALLAAKLPMGLRLAKENLNMVEWMDLKNGYRFEQTRTDILTRTADAAEARQARAEKRKPVFTGN
- a CDS encoding LysR family transcriptional regulator, with the protein product MNEIQLRKLDLNLLVALDTLLSVEEVGLAAERMNLTQSAMSHALRRLREQFGDPLLIKGKGRMIRTAKAEALAGPLRKALLELQQALQVEPGFSPATSKQSFNIATNDYGDLIVLPWLMALLCEQAPGIDIKVSHFDPETSNAPLETGSIELALHHPLRRASGIYQQTLFEDDFCCAVRKAHPGVGERLTLDAYLALPHLRVVLRRDRPDPVDRELARLGRARRIALSIPNLSSAPMLVATTDLILAAPRRCVLEWRKIMPIDIHEPPLTLPGFKIAMIWHERFQHDPAHQWLREILRRTGAEVSSLNTRR